In one window of Gossypium hirsutum isolate 1008001.06 chromosome A01, Gossypium_hirsutum_v2.1, whole genome shotgun sequence DNA:
- the LOC107917059 gene encoding protein MIZU-KUSSEI 1 has product MRMMIDLGSQRGPLHINTIDMATSVECGREVRFRRSLWSLVECMVPCCGLPPSMSGTVSSDTESSHGSITTSTSISTSTSTITGTFFGYRKGRVSFCLQDDSRSSPLLLLELGVPTAYLAREMQYGLLRIALECDDKSKERCGLYNVPVWSMYCNGRKVGFAIKRKMSSNDAAVLKLMQSVSVGAGVLPVSPKCEEDGELMYMRASFQRVIGSPHSHSFHMLNPLGSTAQELSIFLFRS; this is encoded by the coding sequence ATGAGGATGATGATAGACTTGGGGAGCCAGAGAGGGCCTCTCCATATAAATACAATAGATATGGCAACCTCTGTGGAGTGTGGGCGGGAAGTTAGGTTCCGGCGATCCTTATGGTCCCTGGTGGAATGTATGGTCCCTTGTTGCGGCTTACCGCCTTCAATGTCAGGCACAGTTTCTAGTGACACGGAATCAAGCCATGGCTCAATCACTACTTCAACGTCAATTTCAACTTCAACATCAACCATCACGGGGACTTTCTTCGGGTACAGGAAGGGGCGCGTGAGCTTCTGCCTGCAGGATGACAGCCGAAGCTCTCCGCTTTTACTGTTGGAGTTGGGTGTCCCTACTGCATACCTTGCCAGAGAGATGCAGTACGGTCTGCTGAGGATAGCGCTGGAGTGCGACGACAAGAGCAAAGAGAGATGCGGGCTTTATAACGTCCCCGTTTGGTCCATGTACTGCAATGGAAGAAAGGTGGGGTTTGCCATTAAGAGGAAGATGAGCAGCAATGATGCGGCGGTGCTTAAGCTCATGCAGTCCGTGTCGGTGGGAGCCGGAGTTTTGCCGGTTTCTCCAAAGTGTGAAGAGGACGGGGAGCTGATGTATATGCGAGCTAGTTTCCAGAGGGTCATTGGGTCACCTCATTCCCACTCATTTCACATGCTTAATCCACTGGGTAGCACTGCTCAGGAACTCAGTATCTTCCTATTCAGATCCTGA
- the LOC107916808 gene encoding uncharacterized protein, protein MGACFSYENPEFSESGSRPTAHVVSLNGDLHKYNPPVCVSQVLHAEASSSSSSSSSSSSSIFLCNSDSLSYDDYVPALNADHQLQPNQIYFVLPVSKLQQRLASKDMAALAVKASVAIQNDSRNDSNRRKKARINPVMVVAQSVVDPVGASTASAPTPSSTKSFTKPQTQPQPSGMSRSASFRKLQRYTSRRAKLAVRSFKLRLSTIYEGSVL, encoded by the coding sequence ATGGGTGCCTGTTTCTCTTACGAAAACCCTGAATTTTCAGAATCTGGGTCTCGCCCAACAGCTCATGTTGTTTCCCTCAACGGTGATCTTCATAAATATAATCCCCCGGTCTGCGTCTCTCAGGTTCTTCACGCCGAagcctcctcctcctcctcctcctcctcttcttcttcctcctccatCTTCCTTTGCAACTCGGATAGCTTATCTTACGACGATTACGTTCCGGCCTTGAATGCGGACCATCAACTGCAACCCAATCAGATATACTTCGTGCTTCCCGTTTCCAAGCTTCAGCAGCGATTGGCTTCCAAGGATATGGCCGCTTTGGCCGTCAAAGCCAGCGTTGCTATCCAGAATGACTCTAGAAACGATTCCAATCGGCGCAAGAAGGCCCGAATTAACCCTGTGATGGTGGTAGCTCAATCTGTTGTTGATCCTGTTGGCGCTTCTACCGCATCAGCCCCAACCCCCAGCAGCACCAAGTCCTTTACCAAGCCCCAGACTCAACCTCAGCCATCTGGGATGTCAAGATCTGCTTCTTTTAGAAAATTGCAGCGATACACATCCAGACGAGCCAAATTGGCCGTTCGTTCTTTTAAGCTAAGGCTGTCCACTATTTACGAAGGCTCCGTTCTGTAA